One Cricetulus griseus strain 17A/GY chromosome 5, alternate assembly CriGri-PICRH-1.0, whole genome shotgun sequence genomic window carries:
- the Ppp4r3a gene encoding serine/threonine-protein phosphatase 4 regulatory subunit 3A isoform X4 produces the protein MTDTRRRVKVYTLNEDRQWDDRGTGHVSSGYVERLKGMSLLVRAESDGSLLLESKINPNTAYQKQQDTLIVWSEAENYDLALSFQEKAGCDEIWEKICQVQGKDPSVDITQDLVDESEEERFDDMSSPGLELPSCELSRLEEIAELVASSLPSPLRREKLALALENEGYIKKLLELFHVCEDLENIEGLHHLYEIIKGIFLLNRTALFEVMFSEECIMDVIGCLEYDPTLSQPRKHREFLTKTAKFKEVIPISDPELKQKIHQTYRVQYIQDMVLPTPSVFEENMLSTLHSFIFFNKVEIVGMLQEDEKFLTDLFAQLTDEATDEEKRQELVNFLKEFCAFSQTLQPQNRDAFFKTLSNMGILPALEVILGMDDTQVRSAATDIFSYLVEYNPSMVREFVMQEAQQNDDDILLINLIIEHMICDTDPELGGAVQLMGLLRTLVDPENMLATANKTEKTEFLGFFYKHCMHVLTAPLLANTTEDKPSKDDFQTAQLLALVLELLTFCVEHHTYHIKNYIINKDILRRVLVLMASKHAFLALCALRFKRKIIGLKDEFYNRYIMKSFLFEPVVKAFLNNGSRYNLMNSAIIEMFEFIRVEDIKSLTAHVIENYWKALEDVDYVQTFKGLKLRFEQQRERQDNPKLDSMRSILRNHRYRRDARTLEDEEEMWFNTDEDDMEDGEAVVSPSDKTKNDDDIMDPISKFMERKKLKESEEKEVLLKTNLSGRQSPSFKLSLSSGTKTNLSSQSSAASLPGSPGSPGSPGSPGSPGSVPKSTSQTAAITTKGGLVGLVDYPDDDEDDDEDEDKEDSLPLSKKAKFES, from the exons GACACTCTGATTGTGTGGTCTGAAGCAGAAAATTATGACTTGGCCCTTAGCTTTCAAGAAAAAGCTGGATGCGATGAAATTTGGGAGAAAATATGTCAG gttcAAGGAAAGGACCCTTCAGTGGACATCACTCAGGATCTGGTAGATGAATCTGAAGAGGAGCGATTTGATGATATGTCCTCACCAGGTTTAGAATTGCCATCTTGTGAATTAAGTCGACTGGAGGAAATTGCAGAGCTTGTGGCATCATCTTTACCTTCCCCTCTCCGTCGTGAGAAACTCGCACTAGCACTGGAAAATGAGGGTTATATTAAAAAGCTTTTAGAgctttttcatgtgtgtgaagaTTTGGAAAACATTGAAGGACTGCACCACCTATATGAGATTATCAAAGGGATCTTCCTCTTGAACCGAACTGCTCTTTTTGAGGTTATGTTCTCTGAGGAATGTATAATGGACGTCATTGGATGCTTGGAATATGACCCAACTTTATCACAACCACGAAAACACAGGGAATTTTTAACAAAAACAGCCAAATTTAAAGAAGTGATTCCCATATCAGATCCTGAgctaaaacaaaaaattcatcAGACATACCGAGTTCAGTATATACAAGATATGGTTCTCCCTACCCCTTCAGTCTTTGAAGAAAACATGTTATCAACACTTCACTCCTTTATCTTTTTCAACAAGGTAGAAATTGTTGGTATGTTACAG GAAGATGAAAAATTTCTGACAGATTTGTTTGCACAACTGACAGATGAAGCAACAGATGAGGAAAAAAGACAAGAATTG gttaattttttaaaagaattttgtgCATTTTCTCAAACGCTACAACCCCAAAACAGAGATGCTTTTTTCAAGACTTTGTCAAATATGGGCATATTACCAGCTTTAGAAGTCATCCTT GGCATGGATGATACACAGGTGCGAAGTGCTGCTACTGATATATTCTCATACTTGGTTGAATATAATCCATCCATGGTACGAGAGTTTGTCATGCAGGAGGCACAACAGAATGATGAT GATATTTTgctcatcaacctcattatagaaCATATGATTTGTGATACAGATCCTGAGCTTGGAGGAGCAGTCCAACTTATGGGCCTGCTTCGAACTTTAGTTGACCCAGAGAACATGCTAGCCACTGCCAAT aaaacagaaaagactgAATTTCTGGGTTTCTTCTACAAGCACTGTATGCATGTTCTCACTGCTCCCTTACTAGCAAATACAACAGAAGACAAGCCTAGTAAAG ATGATTTTCAAACTGCACAGTTACTGGCACTTGTATTGGAATTGCTAACATTTTGTGTGGAGCACCATACCTACCACATAAAGAACTATATTATCAACAAGGACATCCTTCGACGAGTGCTAGTTCTTATGGCCTCCAAGCATGCTTTCTTGGCATTAT GTGCCCTCCGatttaagagaaaaatcattGGATTAAAAGATGAATTTTATAACCGCTACATAATGAAAAGTTTTTTATTTGAACCTGTAGTCAAAGCATTTCTCAACAATGGATCTCGTTACAATCTGATGAACTCCGCCATAATAGAAATGTTTGAATTTATTAGAGTG GAAGATATAAAATCATTAACTGCCCATGTAATTGAAAATTATTGGAAAGCACTAGAAGATGTAGATTATGTGCAGACTTTTAAAGGATTAAAATTGAGATTTGAACAACAAAGAGAAAGGCAAGACAACCCCAAACTTGACAG CATGCGGTCCATCTTGAGGAATCATCGATATCGACGGGATGCCAGAACTCTtgaagatgaggaagagatgTGGTTCAACACAGATGAAGATGACATGGAAGATGGAGAAGCTGTGGTGTCTCCATCTGACAAAACTAAGAATGATGATGATATCATGGATCCAATAAGTAAAttcatggaaaggaagaaat tgaaagaaagtgaagaaaaggaGGTGCTTCTGAAAACTAACCTTTCTGGACGACAGAGCCCAAGTTTCAAACTCTCCCTGTCCAGTGGGACAAAGACTAACCTCAGCAGCCAGTCGTCGGCAGCAAGCCTGCCTGGCTCTCCAGGGTCACCTGGGTCCCCGGGCTCTCCAGGCTCTCCTGGATCCGTCCCTAAGAGTACATCTCAGACGGCAGCTATTACCACAAAG GGAGGACTCGTGGGTCTGGTAGATTATCccgatgatgatgaagatgatgatgaggatgaagaCAAGGAAGACTCGCTACCACtgtcaaagaaagcaaaatttgAGTCCTAA
- the Ppp4r3a gene encoding serine/threonine-protein phosphatase 4 regulatory subunit 3A isoform X3: MTDTRRRVKVYTLNEDRQWDDRGTGHVSSGYVERLKGMSLLVRAESDGSLLLESKINPNTAYQKQQDTLIVWSEAENYDLALSFQEKAGCDEIWEKICQVQGKDPSVDITQDLVDESEEERFDDMSSPGLELPSCELSRLEEIAELVASSLPSPLRREKLALALENEGYIKKLLELFHVCEDLENIEGLHHLYEIIKGIFLLNRTALFEVMFSEECIMDVIGCLEYDPTLSQPRKHREFLTKTAKFKEVIPISDPELKQKIHQTYRVQYIQDMVLPTPSVFEENMLSTLHSFIFFNKVEIVGMLQEDEKFLTDLFAQLTDEATDEEKRQELVNFLKEFCAFSQTLQPQNRDAFFKTLSNMGILPALEVILGMDDTQVRSAATDIFSYLVEYNPSMVREFVMQEAQQNDDVSKKLTEQKITSKDILLINLIIEHMICDTDPELGGAVQLMGLLRTLVDPENMLATANKTEKTEFLGFFYKHCMHVLTAPLLANTTEDKPSKDDFQTAQLLALVLELLTFCVEHHTYHIKNYIINKDILRRVLVLMASKHAFLALCALRFKRKIIGLKDEFYNRYIMKSFLFEPVVKAFLNNGSRYNLMNSAIIEMFEFIRVEDIKSLTAHVIENYWKALEDVDYVQTFKGLKLRFEQQRERQDNPKLDSMRSILRNHRYRRDARTLEDEEEMWFNTDEDDMEDGEAVVSPSDKTKNDDDIMDPISKFMERKKLKESEEKEVLLKTNLSGRQSPSFKLSLSSGTKTNLSSQSSAASLPGSPGSPGSPGSPGSPGSVPKSTSQTAAITTKGGLVGLVDYPDDDEDDDEDEDKEDSLPLSKKAKFES, encoded by the exons GACACTCTGATTGTGTGGTCTGAAGCAGAAAATTATGACTTGGCCCTTAGCTTTCAAGAAAAAGCTGGATGCGATGAAATTTGGGAGAAAATATGTCAG gttcAAGGAAAGGACCCTTCAGTGGACATCACTCAGGATCTGGTAGATGAATCTGAAGAGGAGCGATTTGATGATATGTCCTCACCAGGTTTAGAATTGCCATCTTGTGAATTAAGTCGACTGGAGGAAATTGCAGAGCTTGTGGCATCATCTTTACCTTCCCCTCTCCGTCGTGAGAAACTCGCACTAGCACTGGAAAATGAGGGTTATATTAAAAAGCTTTTAGAgctttttcatgtgtgtgaagaTTTGGAAAACATTGAAGGACTGCACCACCTATATGAGATTATCAAAGGGATCTTCCTCTTGAACCGAACTGCTCTTTTTGAGGTTATGTTCTCTGAGGAATGTATAATGGACGTCATTGGATGCTTGGAATATGACCCAACTTTATCACAACCACGAAAACACAGGGAATTTTTAACAAAAACAGCCAAATTTAAAGAAGTGATTCCCATATCAGATCCTGAgctaaaacaaaaaattcatcAGACATACCGAGTTCAGTATATACAAGATATGGTTCTCCCTACCCCTTCAGTCTTTGAAGAAAACATGTTATCAACACTTCACTCCTTTATCTTTTTCAACAAGGTAGAAATTGTTGGTATGTTACAG GAAGATGAAAAATTTCTGACAGATTTGTTTGCACAACTGACAGATGAAGCAACAGATGAGGAAAAAAGACAAGAATTG gttaattttttaaaagaattttgtgCATTTTCTCAAACGCTACAACCCCAAAACAGAGATGCTTTTTTCAAGACTTTGTCAAATATGGGCATATTACCAGCTTTAGAAGTCATCCTT GGCATGGATGATACACAGGTGCGAAGTGCTGCTACTGATATATTCTCATACTTGGTTGAATATAATCCATCCATGGTACGAGAGTTTGTCATGCAGGAGGCACAACAGAATGATGATGTAAGTAAGAAGTTAACAGAGCAAAAAATAACCAGCAAG GATATTTTgctcatcaacctcattatagaaCATATGATTTGTGATACAGATCCTGAGCTTGGAGGAGCAGTCCAACTTATGGGCCTGCTTCGAACTTTAGTTGACCCAGAGAACATGCTAGCCACTGCCAAT aaaacagaaaagactgAATTTCTGGGTTTCTTCTACAAGCACTGTATGCATGTTCTCACTGCTCCCTTACTAGCAAATACAACAGAAGACAAGCCTAGTAAAG ATGATTTTCAAACTGCACAGTTACTGGCACTTGTATTGGAATTGCTAACATTTTGTGTGGAGCACCATACCTACCACATAAAGAACTATATTATCAACAAGGACATCCTTCGACGAGTGCTAGTTCTTATGGCCTCCAAGCATGCTTTCTTGGCATTAT GTGCCCTCCGatttaagagaaaaatcattGGATTAAAAGATGAATTTTATAACCGCTACATAATGAAAAGTTTTTTATTTGAACCTGTAGTCAAAGCATTTCTCAACAATGGATCTCGTTACAATCTGATGAACTCCGCCATAATAGAAATGTTTGAATTTATTAGAGTG GAAGATATAAAATCATTAACTGCCCATGTAATTGAAAATTATTGGAAAGCACTAGAAGATGTAGATTATGTGCAGACTTTTAAAGGATTAAAATTGAGATTTGAACAACAAAGAGAAAGGCAAGACAACCCCAAACTTGACAG CATGCGGTCCATCTTGAGGAATCATCGATATCGACGGGATGCCAGAACTCTtgaagatgaggaagagatgTGGTTCAACACAGATGAAGATGACATGGAAGATGGAGAAGCTGTGGTGTCTCCATCTGACAAAACTAAGAATGATGATGATATCATGGATCCAATAAGTAAAttcatggaaaggaagaaat tgaaagaaagtgaagaaaaggaGGTGCTTCTGAAAACTAACCTTTCTGGACGACAGAGCCCAAGTTTCAAACTCTCCCTGTCCAGTGGGACAAAGACTAACCTCAGCAGCCAGTCGTCGGCAGCAAGCCTGCCTGGCTCTCCAGGGTCACCTGGGTCCCCGGGCTCTCCAGGCTCTCCTGGATCCGTCCCTAAGAGTACATCTCAGACGGCAGCTATTACCACAAAG GGAGGACTCGTGGGTCTGGTAGATTATCccgatgatgatgaagatgatgatgaggatgaagaCAAGGAAGACTCGCTACCACtgtcaaagaaagcaaaatttgAGTCCTAA